One Microlunatus soli genomic window carries:
- a CDS encoding NAD(+) synthase, translating to MEFSSAYAHGFARIAACTVPIAIADPASNAATVLEQARACHDESVAVAVFSEMCLTGYAVDDLFGQDSLLDATERAIEQIVTASVDLLPVLVVGAPVVSGNRLVNAAVVIHRGRILGIAPKSYLPTYREFYDRRWFAAGDEVRGEIRLAGQDVPIGPDLLFRASDVRDLVLHVEICEDMWVPVPPSSEAALAGATVLANISGSPITVGRAEDRRLMVRASSSRGLAAYVYAAAGQGESSTDLSWDGQTMIYEMGDLLAESERFPDGPRRSVADVDLGRIRTERIRMGTFDDNARSLSRRRTDQHDHFRTIDFELAAPTGDVGLRRTIARFPFVPDDPERLALDCYEAYNIQVTALAQRLRAIGTPKVVIGISGGLDSTHALIVAANAMDRLGRPRSDVLAFTMPGFATSEGTKSNALALMEALGTSYETVDIRPAAEQMLRDMGHPFAGGEPVYDVTFENVQAGLRYDYLFRLANQRGGIVVGTGDLSELALGWCTYGVGDQMSHYAVNTGVPKTLIQHLIRWVISTEQFDPETDKILQVILDQEISPELVPAAEGEKPQSTEAMIGPYALQDFTLFHVLRYGYPPSKIAFLAWQAWHDQQAGQWPPGFPEQDKLAYDLPTIRHWLEVFIRRYFANQFKRSAIPNGPKVSWGGTLSPRGDWRMPSDASPAAWLAELENVPR from the coding sequence GTGGAGTTCTCCAGTGCCTATGCCCACGGGTTCGCCCGGATCGCTGCCTGTACGGTGCCGATCGCGATCGCCGATCCGGCCAGCAATGCCGCGACCGTCCTGGAGCAGGCGCGAGCCTGCCACGACGAGTCGGTCGCGGTCGCCGTCTTCAGCGAGATGTGCCTGACCGGGTACGCCGTCGACGACCTGTTCGGTCAGGACAGCCTGCTGGATGCGACCGAGCGGGCCATCGAGCAGATCGTCACCGCGTCGGTGGACCTGCTGCCGGTGCTGGTGGTCGGCGCACCGGTGGTCTCGGGCAACCGGCTGGTGAACGCCGCGGTGGTGATCCATCGCGGTCGCATCCTCGGCATCGCGCCGAAGTCCTACCTGCCGACCTACCGGGAGTTCTACGATCGCCGCTGGTTCGCCGCCGGCGACGAGGTGCGCGGCGAGATCCGGCTGGCCGGCCAGGACGTTCCGATCGGCCCGGATCTGCTGTTCCGGGCCAGCGACGTCCGCGACCTGGTGCTGCACGTGGAGATCTGTGAGGACATGTGGGTCCCGGTGCCGCCGAGCTCGGAGGCGGCGCTGGCCGGGGCGACGGTGTTGGCCAACATCTCCGGCAGCCCGATCACGGTCGGCCGGGCCGAGGATCGGCGGCTGATGGTGCGGGCATCGTCCTCCCGGGGATTGGCTGCCTACGTCTACGCCGCCGCCGGGCAGGGTGAGTCCAGCACCGACCTGTCCTGGGATGGCCAGACGATGATCTACGAGATGGGTGATCTGCTCGCCGAGTCCGAACGGTTCCCCGACGGTCCACGGCGGTCGGTCGCCGATGTCGACCTGGGACGGATCCGGACCGAACGGATCCGGATGGGCACCTTCGATGACAATGCCCGCAGCCTGTCCCGTCGCCGCACTGATCAGCATGATCATTTCCGGACGATCGACTTCGAACTGGCCGCCCCGACCGGAGACGTCGGTCTGCGGCGGACGATCGCCCGGTTCCCGTTCGTGCCCGACGATCCCGAACGGCTCGCCCTGGACTGCTACGAGGCCTACAACATCCAGGTCACTGCCCTGGCGCAACGGCTGCGGGCGATCGGCACTCCCAAGGTGGTGATCGGCATCTCCGGCGGTCTGGACTCCACCCACGCGCTGATCGTCGCCGCCAACGCGATGGACCGGCTGGGTCGACCGCGCAGCGACGTGCTCGCCTTCACGATGCCCGGTTTTGCCACCAGCGAGGGCACCAAGTCCAACGCCCTGGCGCTGATGGAGGCGCTCGGCACCAGCTACGAGACCGTCGACATCCGGCCGGCCGCGGAACAGATGCTGCGCGATATGGGACATCCGTTCGCCGGCGGTGAGCCGGTCTACGACGTGACCTTCGAGAATGTGCAGGCCGGGCTGCGTTACGACTATCTGTTCCGGTTGGCCAACCAGCGCGGCGGCATCGTGGTCGGCACCGGGGACCTGTCCGAGCTGGCGCTGGGCTGGTGCACCTACGGCGTCGGTGATCAGATGTCCCACTACGCGGTGAACACCGGTGTACCGAAGACGCTGATCCAGCACCTGATCCGGTGGGTGATCAGCACCGAGCAGTTCGATCCGGAGACCGACAAGATCCTGCAGGTGATCCTGGATCAGGAGATCTCACCGGAGTTGGTGCCGGCAGCCGAGGGGGAGAAGCCGCAGAGCACCGAGGCGATGATCGGTCCGTACGCACTGCAGGACTTCACCCTGTTCCACGTGCTGCGCTACGGCTATCCGCCGAGCAAGATCGCCTTCCTGGCCTGGCAGGCTTGGCATGATCAACAGGCAGGTCAGTGGCCGCCCGGTTTTCCCGAGCAGGACAAACTTGCCTACGACCTGCCGACCATCCGGCACTGGCTGGAAGTCTTCATCCGACGCTACTTCGCCAACCAGTTCAAGCGGTCGGCGATCCCCAACGGCCCGAAGGTCAGCTGGGGCGGCACGCTGTCGCCGCGCGGTGACTGGCGGATGCCGTCCGACGCCAGCCCGGCGGCTTGGCTGGCCGAGTTGGAGAACGTGCCGCGCTGA